The genomic interval GTCTCAGTGAATTAACTGAACAAAAGATTGGCAGTTATGTGTTTTTactgatgtttttgtttttggtctGACAATACAACAAATGCCCTTCAACAATCATGTAAATAGCGAGGAAAAATTATAATGATCTTACATTGATCAGTGATCCTTTTCTTAtggcatgtgcgtgtgtgttcacatgtgtgtttctgtgtgagcatgcgcatgtgtgtgcgcttgtttcTGTGAACAAGCTTGATAATTAGTGTGACTTATCTCCTTCTCAATCTCCATGGTGTTTATGTGCTGCGCATGTGTGCAGCCTGGGCATGTGAGTTAACACTGAGCCACTGAGTGTCTCTACACATTCAGTCATTGTCACACTCAATGACACATATTCATAAAACTATATCTTCAAACGTCACTCACAAAGAGATGGAATttcaaaggcaaaaaaaaaaaaaaacggcaggATAGTGCAAGATTTGTTGATATAGGAAACATTTTAATTGTATATTTTAGCAGAGAAATACCTGTCTACATGATACAAGAAAATAACAGCACAGCATCAGACATACAACAGTTTACAGTTCTATTTCATTTTGTACAGTCACCACTACACAACTCATCATGAGGAaccactgtgtgtatgtcttcaGTATTTCGCATAATTTCTGCGAAAGTAGACGAGAAGgtactgtattttttttcctATATACTCTTAAAGATTCAACATACTGTGCTACATATGACTGTGCTTTTATTTACAAACTTCAAAATAAAGGGGGTTTTGGGTTAAATTAATTATCTCAGTTCATTATCTGTTGGTGTAATCAACATAAGGCAACCATGGCAGGCTATCAGATATTAGGAAAAGGAGAATACTTTTGGTGTGTCCTCACTGAATTCTGTGCAAGTGTAATCATAATTTCAACAGAGAGCTGGGAAGCTGAGATTAACTACTTTAGGCACAACTGGAAGTAAGGTTTTGCAGCAGTGGTGATAAGATATGCTAAATAATGTAAGAAGTGTTGGTCCTCTGTCAACCAGTGATATCAAATGGTTCATAGAAATAGTCTTTGAATGTCTTAGAATAGTCTTAGAATCATATGCAACAAGCAcattatttttctctttatctcattctcattctcgcTCTATAGTGAAATGGTCACCCAGGTAGAAGATTGTTTTAGACACATTACTGTTGAATGTCTGAGCTTTGCCAGAGAGAGCTGGCATGACATAAAGCAGAGACACACCTCCCTGGGCTGCTATGTCTCAAACACTATGCCAGATTAGTCAAAACAAATGCTTGAATCCTTAACCAGAGTGTCAATTCATTACCATGATGTCAAGTTCTAGATCTACCGGTAAGTCACAAATTTACAAGGAATTTATCAAAACACATTTCATTTACTGCACATTATATGATAACATagctttttgtatgtgtgtgtgtgtgtgtgtgtgtgtgtgtgtgtgtgtgtgtgtgtgtgtgtttgaaaacaTCAATAAACATGAAGACTGGACCTTATATTGCACACTTTCAACATTATTGTTCACAAATGCAAGGTGTTAAACTGCTGACTGCAGACTGACTGAAAATATTGCTGAGAAACCCATGGAGAGGGAGACTGACAACTGtgttcaacaacaacaataacaacatcaaCCAAACATGTTAACAACGTTAACAGCATCAGAGAAATTACTTCACATAGTCAAACACACCCGAGGTTccataaatatgacaaagacttgATGTTCACTTGCTTTCAGGATACAATGGACAGCATTGGGTCGTGCAGAATATGCGGTATGCGTTGAGAGACATGGAGACGTGAACATGACGATGCCATGGGAAGTGGGACATGTTCTGCTACGGAATGAAAGTGCTGTCTTCACAGAGAAAACCCTCTGTggaagtggacacacacacacacacacacacacacaaaaacccctTGTGTTCTCTTTCCAGTCTGGCATCTTTCCCCACCATAGCCGTTCACCCTCAAGTTACAGTGGTCACCTCAGCTTTGACATAATTTGTGATGGTAGCGAGGGCATCTTTGCAGCTCTATGGGTTAGGAGTGCCAGAAAGAActtcttcactcactcacatacacacgcaggcacacacacacacacaaacacatgtatgaTGTGGAAATGTTTAGTGGATGGCAAGGATGTGCTTGCATAAAATCAGCCAGTTATCCCGTTGGTATTAAACAGCTACATGTTCCTTCATGTACAGTAGGCCCAGGGGCGAGCCAGCATGTGTCTACCCTCCCGCTCCACCCTGATACAAAACAGGCCCCTGGTTGGCAGTATCATAGATCAGGCATGGCTCACGCATGAGGAGAAAAAAACCTCAGCCTCGGCCCGCAGCGCTAACGGAAGCCTATTAGTGGCAATTAAGCCGAGCTGACGCTCGGGGAGTAAGAGCACATCACAGCTGACGAGGAGCTGGCGAGACCGCCGCTATTGACGTTTGCCATTTGACTCGCTGCAACAGTGGCTGACTGGACCACCACGTAATTGCACGCTCGTCACAAGAGAGCCGGCGAGGGGCTGTCGGCGTCTCTCTGATGCGATGACACGGCGGGGACGGTCTGTCGCACAGAGGCGAGCTCAGGCAGTGTTCAGAAAGACGAGCTGGGGGCTGATTATAAAAGGTAAAATCATAAAGGCAATGAGGAGAAGCCATATTAATGTGACATGATAGCAAAGACATGGTGCGAGGGTGTACATTAAGTCAAAAGAGTCATGTTTTATTGAGACTTCATGAAAAACGTCAACAAATTATGTAGGTATAATATACCAATTCCAATTGCTGTTCAGCTCTCAAAATACTTCACAGTTAATTCTAATTGCTAAAAATATCAGGGATATGTTTCAACACCATTCAACTTAGTCAAATGAAAATAGGCATGAAAGTCTGGTCAAGGACACGGGCTCCTAATGCCTGTTTTTGTGGGGAGTGGGGGTGAGAGGGCTGTCAGAATAGGCCATCTTCATGCTGTTTTTATGTCTCCCTGGTTACAGGGTAGATCACATTACACTGGACATTACATGCATGGTTGTCATCCAGTGTTCCACACAAAAGAGAATCCTTGGTAAGAAACTGCCCTGTGACACACCCTCCATGCATGTTTGAATGGCACAGGCCCCAGAGACAATACAGTACATATGGATTTTTATTGCACTACATTCTCAGGAAGTGACTTCTGCATCTGTAAAACCAATGTTGCCGCTCCAGGCTTGTGGTTAGTGCTTTCCTTCTTCATCTTATCATGAATTGCTTTCGCCACGGGATGCTAATTAAACTCTAGCCAAATCAGGGCTCCTGGCGTTATCATCTTACATGCACTATATGCAATATTCACAAAAATTCATTCATCAGCTAATAGCACACAACATGCTGCAAACAGGAATGTGGGCTCAAACAGTCAGATATACATACCCCTAGaaatagactctctctctctctctctctccttctcagtcTGTAACAAAGCTTTGGGGAATCTCAGAGCTGGCACATAAGTCGCTGAGGCAAAGAGAGATTTGTGACGGAGGAGTGCGGATAATGAGAGAAATCAGCTTGCCTCCCAGTGTGACGTATACTTTTGCGCTTCGCTGTCACTCTAATGTTCATCAGAGAGTCAACTTTTTTCCCTCATCACTTTCCATCATATTGTGAGTGACACACAAGGTGGAAAATTAGGTATAGTATGGCAAAGCTCATTACAGAATGCAAATGCTCATTATTGAATGCTAGACTGGGCTATTTAGAAAACAGAGGCGCTGAGCGTTGATGATGAAGTCATGGAGAAATGAGGGGTTTTTTTGTATTCTTTTCTTGCTTGGTGACAACTCAATCTAAAGTACTGTGGTGCTCTTCACTGTCTTTATATCAGAATTAAATTTAACCCAATTTGAAACGAAtccataaataaaaataacccaaTTTCTCCAACCTAGTGCAGTTTTACATTTCTTTCTACTTATAAGGTCGATACAAGTCAATTTAACACTTAGTGATATTGATGGGATGGTGGTGATGAAAGGGAACTGGGTGGAAATCTGCCTTGGAGTCTAAGGGCAAGTGATGACTGCCATGACTGTGGAACAGCTCCCCGTGATATTGGTCATGGAGCTACAGGAAGCTGTCCTGCACGTTGCTCTCCCCTTTCCCGGTACCTGTGCGGACAGTGGTTTCAGTGGCACAGGTGAAGTCGCCGGAGGTGAGCAGAAAACAGGCGGCCTCCTTCTTGGGTTTTTCACGGGTGCGGGAGCGGCGCAAGGTCCACTTCTCGCTGGGGGACAGGGGCAGAGTCAGACCGCAGTCTTCCTCCTCCGACAGGGCTACATTGGCATCCCCATTCTGCTTGGAGTCTGAAGAGACCAATAGAAATACATGTGCAAAGTGCAGAGAGGAGTGGCATACAtgaaattattgaaaaagttgAGAGAAACGCTGTGCATGCCTTGAGATTTGCACATCGCTACAAATGCATGTGTGAAATGCTCAGGCCTTTTGTTCTGGCACCTAATCAATGCATTAAATAAATTAGTGCCTGACCGATAAATCGGTGTGCCGATAGGGTTGTAAGAAAAAATCGCAATATATTATTTGGCAATACTGATTATCGATTTTCACATACATAATATACTCTACAGCAGTTTCTTAACTGACTGACTTaacgggacccaaaagtgggtcgcaGAACCGTTCTGCGTGGGTCACGGTGGGTCGCTCATTACAttatcagatctaatattggacctttattttgatagactttatttgtatgccaatcattgccatggacatagTAGTCCATTCACTTAAATTGTGGACAAAATTGGACACGAAACCCCAGTGTGTGGTGAATTGCGGGCACATGAGGGCATGAAACCACCAAAACTAAAATGTCACATGGAAACCAAGCACCCCTGTCAAAGACAAACCTGTCGAGTACCctactttgaaaggtgacatcaaaggtgacaaatgtaatgccaaacatcagcatgttccaaacaaatagAGCTTACAAATTTTACTTACATTTAATTTTAGAAAAACTGACATTAAATGTATCacattttgcacaaaattgaaatatATTGCAATAAATGGAATTGTAACCCATGTATCGCCAGATTCTTGCCAATACACAGCTCTATGTGCCAATATTAGCTTTGCCAATCTATCGGTATCAGCGTTTATAACGGCCAACAGGGCCAGTTCTActacatttgggtgggctggtagaaatgtTAAGGTGGGCAACATTGAAAAGCAGACAAATTGGATGAAATTGAGAAActgacaaacacaaaaaaaatcgGTAGGCCAATTCAGAGCATATATATTGTACATTGTAATattttgttcatttatttttattgttatttaaatatttcaaatggattttttaaaaactttttttaaCACCTACCATTAATGTAATGATTACATTGTCTTAGTGATGTGTAAGACTATTTTGGTGCCTTTCACTTTAAGGAGAGTAACTTGTGTCCGTGTCtgtaggctattatttggaaATGAGATGTGCATAAGGATATAAGGGTGTAATCAGAATGTTTGCTATTTGCTTAATTAGATTAAATATTGAAAAAGCAAACAACTTGAAGAGAACCTGTCTTGGATCGCAGAGGAGTGTCATGCACAGTTCATTTCTGGTGAGCACTGCACAAATGCCAAGCAAGCATGGCCTGAGCTAACTAATAGCAAGAGTGAACTAGGCTATTTatactactgtaggctatgtaaaaGCTTGCCAATAGTTGCATAGCCTGTTACTCATATTACTGTATGTCCTTACAGTAAAAAACAATGGTGAATTAACTTAATTTAATTGCCTAGGTTACAGACTTAAGAGATGCAAGTCAGCAGATCAGctattattatttgttgacatcaaacctgaagAGGAACAcaagtagggatgtaacgatatgaaaatttaacgcttcgcggttttcggtattatcgcgGTATAAAAAGATGCAGagaggctacatgatacagtacaagttttgcggtgaaaatgttccgccttttaaaatcatatGTAACCTAATCCGAATCGCCGTTAAAtacatcaattagacaacagaatcagtagggtaccagtttttttcattgtaccaggcctactgtatgtcaaaagcaagcttagatgaagctgggaaggattaaacacacggtttccacaccgtggtaatcaacTGCAATAAATATGATATTTGAAATTAATTGAatggtaattgttatcgtcaacatttttatcacggtttaccattataccggtaatcgttacatccctaaacACAAGTTTACCCAACTGCTGTTCCCACAGTTAACTCGCTTGGACTTTTTTCTCTTGGGGCCTTGATTAATTTGCGGGGGAAAATTAgcggaaaattaccggaaatcgtAGTCACTTTTTAAGCAAGCGAGAAGCTAATAGCCTAATCAGATTCAATGAtttcatttgatttatttgGAAAAAAGACATATTCAAGGGATAGAAAAAATAATCATGACAAAGTGCAAGCACTTATTTCCATCATGGTCCCTGAATCTATGCTAGACTGGAGCTAAaactggtatcgccagactcagaggcTGGATGAAGGGTTAAAAAtgaattgtttaactcaaggggaggtggaaaatgagtgtaattccccaaatggtggaatatccctttaaaacTGAATATTAGCCGATCTATTGTATATCATTTTTTGAAATCCTTGAAATTTTTGAAATATCGAAATCGGTATCGGTCtttatacaatacaatacaatacaaatacaaTGCTAATgcaaatctaatctaattttcAGTGGCAATTTACCATCTTGTCATATCTTACTACTTAAGGTTTCGTTCTGCCTACCTGAGCGGCTCCGTCCACTGTTTTCCTCAGCAGCCAGAGGGAACGTATCGCTCTGTGTGCTGTCTGGAGGGGAGTTACAGTCAGACTTCCCAAATGAGGCCGAGTCTGTCGGTACGTCCGGGTTGGGATTgtgcttcttcctcttcttgggCAGCTTCTGCTTGGCCATGGCCAGTGAGTAGTACATCCCAAAGTTGTTGACAATGACGGGCACAGGCATGGCGATGGTCAGCACACCAGCGAGGGCACAGAGAGCGCCCACCATCATGCCCAGCCACGTCTTCGGATACATATCCCCGTAGCCCAGGGTGGTCATGGTCACCACCGCCCACCAGAAGCTGATGGGAATGTTCTTAAAGCAAGTGTGGTTGGTGCCCCGTGGGTCCCCCGGTTGTGCCCCGATGCGCTCTGCGTAATAGATCATGGTGGCGAAGATGAGCACGCCAAGGGCGAGGAAGATGATGAGCAGGCAGAACTCGTTGATGCTGGCACGCAGCGTGTGAGCCAGGACACGGAGGCCCACGAAGTGGCGCGTGAGCTTGAAGATACGCAGGATGCGCACAAAGCGCACCACGCGCAGGAAGCCCAGCACATCGGATGCCGCCTTGGACGAGATGCCACTCAGGCTCATCTCCAGGTAGAAGGGCAGGATGGCCACAAAGTCAATGAGGTTGAGCGTGTTCTTGACGAAGAGAAGCTTGTTGGGACAGCAGACCACGCGCACCAGGAATTCGAAGGtgaaccacaccacacacacgccctcCACCATGATCAGCCCGGGCGTGGTGACCATCTGTTGGGTGACCACCTCCACAGTGATGTTCCCCGTTGTCACATTCTCCCGGTGGAACTTGGGTATGTTGAAGGCCTCATGGGTCTCCAGGCAGAAGGTGGTGATGGACACCAGGATGAAGAAGAGGGAGGCGAGTGCGACGACCTAGAAAACACAGGGGGCACACAATCAGCAGGTCAGAAGTCAGAACAGATAGAGTGTGAAATCCCAATGATCATGCGGCGGATGAGTCCCAGAGTGCTAACACCTAATGTTCGACGGAAACTGCTCACCAGCGAGTCTCGCAATTACTTGTTTAAgctaattaaggcattaagggCAGTGATGGCTCATTAGAGACATGACAGCATCCCTTGGTAGGAAAGGACTGAGTTCCCCTGGTCAGGGTCCTTAATATACTGTAGCCTTTCAAACCATTATCCATAACAGAGCAaagcatactgtatgtcttttTAACGATGGTCCAGAGGTCCTGACGGCTACAGTAGGACTGCCAGTCATTAGCTCCATTGAAATATCACACCAGCTTGTTGGTAGATACTGTATGATATTATGAGAAAAGACCATGTTAAACTAAACTAGCTAAACTGTAGCATATTTTCTATTAAAGGTATTATAGTACATCCCAATACTATACAAATGCTTAATGGATAAAAAATAATGGAAATACTCATACTGACATGGGCATGtggtgtatgtactgtatggggCCTTAGTAACACTGAAATGACACTTAGCAAATATACATTATAGATGAAAGGAGACGTTTTAAAACAACCTGCACAAATTTTAAATGTACCTTTGAAATGTTCGATTGGTGTCATGTCTTAAGAATTCAAAGAGTAAAATACAGCATGATTCTACTTAGCAGAAAAATATGAGATCATTGTTACTGTGTCTGAGTTACATGCATAGGTTTTACTGTGCTCTTCAGGATATCATTAGCTTTGTTATTTATAAATGATAACAACATATAAAAGAACaacattataaaaaaaacattgttccATTTGTTTACAATTCTTGCCAATGTCTCCAGCAGCTGCACATTTCACTGCTGTATGTGCAAACAGTGATGACTAACACACAGGAAGAATAAAAGGCTCTTGGGAGCTAAGGAGTTAAACCTCTCCTTTTTTAGGGTCCTTAATAACACTAATTGTGCCAGATAATCGACAAGGAGAAGCCCCAAGAAATGTTAACGGCTGACAAGGGAGCGGGGATCTGGCCCTTTCCCACTGGAAACAGATGACAGCTGCATACATGCGGAGACGCACAGTAAACCTGATTAGCATGCAGATATTGTATGCAGGTTCTGTTAACATTGTTACCATTATTTAGCTCATACTAAGTGGATTCTGCACATTTGTAGGATAACTGCCATGGGGAATAGAGAAGGGTGGGAGTGAcatgggggagagggggataaggagtgagagagagagagagagagagagagagaagagagacagagagagagagagagagagagagagacagacaaagagagagagaaaagccatGACAACCATACTGGTCATTCCCAATAGGGGAGGTGCATAAGGAGAAGAATGCCCCTTGGTTAACATAACAGATCGACAGAAGACAGCTGATATAATATCTGTCCATTCAACTTTTTCTATCTCTACTCACACAGTGAAAGCTGATCTTGAAGCACCACCAGTACATAGACTCTGGCATGTATAGGTTTTGACAAACACCATCTGACCCAGCAATGCTGTCTTATGTCGAGTctatttttttccccaaaacAAACGGCCTAATTTTTATACACATATGATGTGTCTATTCAGGCTTGGTGCACAATTCTGATAAGAGTGCTGTTCCTTTATATGCCTTAACATTATATGTACTTCCAATGTTTGAATGTTTGATATTCATTTActattgttttcatttattacagtgcatatGGAAAGTGTTCACAGCactccacattttgttatgtttcagactcatcttaaaatgaatTGAaaccattttaagatgagtctgaaacataacaaattgTGAAGCGCTCATTCATTTATTGCTGATTTATCTACGTCTCACTCTCTTCATCTAGAAACAGATAATCACATTACCGCCTCAAAAATATCATTATTTTACTGAATGATCGATTATTTAGATGATTGCCAGTGGCCCATCATATTATATTACAGTTTTGCTTTTGTGTTTACTGTTCCACAGAATTATTGGGGTGGCAATAGAATCGGGGAATTAATTATTCACACAACCTTAATTAAAGCAAATGACAATGTAATAGGATTCAAATCCATTGCTTTGCTCATAAGATGTGTTTATAATTTCCCACACCTATGAGTCCATTTCCCTCTGACAGACATGCTTTCAGAAGAGCGTTTCATTATTACACCTTGGCTGATTGAAATTCAAATGTTAGAACAGAGGtagcttttttttctctgtatttGAACATGAAGACTGTGCTCTAGGCAATGCTGTTTGGTCTGAGGATAACAGCAGGGTGTCTGTTTCAAATTATTCTTAAAATTTGTATATTttaggcagagaaagagagagcgattgATGCATGAAACCTTTTTTATGGATGGTACTGTAATAGCCTGGCAAACTTGGCCGTGAGATAATTCCATAAACATATTGTCTATGGAAAAACTCACTTGTGTGCAGCTGTATACATAGTAGACTTGTTTCAGGTTACAGCaagtttaaataaaaaaacatttctccAACGAACTATGAAATATGGATAACATTTGGATAAAGCCTCTGGGGAAACTCCTATCATGACGGAGAAAACCCTCTGTAAGGGTGTGAAATGTATAAGTAAAGGGCAATGTTTACTCTGTTTAACAAGCTCGCAAGGCAGGTTGCATAGTAATAAGAAAAACATGGACTGACTTGCACAGTAGATCAGTAtattctcccctctttctcccccctcacacacacacacacacacacacacacacacacacacacacactactatgtGTGCCTACATGCAGCTGTTGTTAAACTGTGCCCACTCATGAATAATCACACAAGGCGGAAGAAGGGCTCTCAGCCACATCAGCGTAACAGAGCAGAGGGCAGGCCCTGACAAACAAGGGCATTCGGCGGGACAGCTGTGTGAGGTGCCACTGCGTTTGCCTCCCATGCCAGCCCGATGGCATCCCATGTCTCTCACCCCCGCACCCCCTGCCGCATCCACCTGCCCCCCCGAGTCTGTGGAGCTCTTGCTAGCATGCCTGGATGCTCTCCCCACAGCCTGCTGCTACCTGTCAGCTCTGTCTGCTGTCTGACAACCTCCATCCCTTCGCCATTATAACCAGCTGACTGTGGGAGGTGTGACCATCTGCCCCAATGATTTGTGGGACTCTTTCCCAGGGTGCTTTAGGCAGTAAACGTGAACACGGCGACACATGCACGTGCAGAGAGAATGATTTGAGGCTACCTCTGCGTTTGACAGAtggcctcctccctctccaaaGCTATGACAGAAAACAGATACATTAACAAAGCCTGAGGCTAAAGCCAGCACAGGAGGGATTGTTTCTAGAGTGCACTCCCAAATGTGTTGCTGCCGCACGCTTAAAAGTAGCTTGACATTGAGCATGTACATTGTGTACGTGTCTATTTGTAGAATAACAGTGTGCATGTTTATCACATGTGTTAGCTACATAACACCAAAAGAATATGAGCCTGTAATGTATACACACGTGAAAAGATAACCATTACTTTGTCTGTGAAGCAACTTTGAAGTGGGAGCCAAGTCCAAAAGCCATTCATCACCAGACTGACCCAAGGTGCACTGAGTTCTTCACCAGACTGAACCAATGTGCACTGAGTTCTTCACCAGACTGGCCCAAGGTGCATTGTGGACAAGATGTGTTGGGGTGGTCCCACAAAGCCTTCAAACACACTCCCATGTGCCCTCCCACCTGCAGATTCTCATCCCCAATTACACAGGCACATGGTGGCACAGCAGCAGCCCTGTGTTATTCATAGACCATACATTTGTGACTGCAGTCTAATCGCACTAGAAATATTTAGAAATTCACCTGAAATGGTTGTGATGGATAATTTGCAGTAGTTCACTGATGCCCTTCTGATGTAATATAAAAGTCTATGTGCTACACAATACTTTTACAGAAAACAGCTGGACATGTTTAGAAAGACAGACTTAAAATGTGTCCATGAAGCCATCATCCACCATTTGAAAAATGTGCTTTAGATTTCTGTCTGAAATAGGACAGTTTTGAAAAATCTATCATAATTAAACCTGGTGCTTTTATGTCTGTATTTTTTTAAGATGAGCAGGATGGTTCTGCTTGATGCCTGTTTGTAATGTTTAGATCTATTTCATTTTAGCTTTTCGAAAAGCTTTATTTATCTTGGCCAGATTTccaccaaatatattattttactcCATTTTAAAAGGGACTTTCAAGATAAATataggataaaaaaaaacacacctctTATTTCCTTCTATTGCAGGAAAGTCCTACCACCCTCAGAAAATAGTTTACTTGCATAACTACAAAAGTCATAATAGCCCACAAATAGAATCTATTCTACAACCTGAAGCATTTGGTCTTAGGAGGGAAGACCCTCCAATGAAAACATCACCCTGCAATTTTGCCCTCACACTATCTGCTGAAGGCATAGCGGGAGCCATAAGCCACTGGTTTATCTAAATGCCAAATGGTTTATCTCAGCACTAAACAGACGGGTGATCTGCTGAGAATCTTTTCCAATGCACCATGGGACTGAGGGGAGCCTGTGGCTTGAATACAGAGGAGTGGGAATCAGAATGCTCATAAAAGGATGAAGTAGGGGTCTTACTGTGATACAGTCGGCATAAAGGGATGTGACTGCAGCTTACAGTgtaagagagtgtatgtgtctgagtgtgtgtgtgtatggccctTTATGTATACAGTTTTTCACAGCCTCAGTAATCAAGAATGCTGAAGAAGTACAAAACCATGTTTAATTTGAACATTGTGACCAAGCCTGCCAGATGCTGTATTTTACTAGGCAAGCCTCTGCACATTGCTTGCAACCATTATACAAGCAGGGTTTTATCCCAAAACTCATAATCAATTTATGTGGACAACACATAGAATGAACCTTCCTTATGCATTCAGTCAttatctttgtttgtttgttttggtttgtttatttgtttgccaCACAGctaaactaaatgatgacaacaACTCCAGCTGGCCATGCTGCAGTTCCACACAGTGTGTTTCTCCCCCAAGCACTCGGGCCCCAGGCTCAGAACCCTGTGTGGTCCCCTCAGATCCAACAGCCTGCGAGAACACgtacctacccacacacacatacagttgcacacacaaacacacagatacacaaacacacacacgcacacacatacatgtgtataACTGCagttgtgcaaacacacacacacacacgcacacacacacacaaagatggagacacagacatgtacacacacatgctcgctcGCACACACATCAGTGTACCAGCCTCCAGAGGTGCGAGAGCACAGCTGAGCTCTGGCTGCTTGTATTGCTGGCAGCTGCTGAGGCAGCTGGAACGTCTTTCTGGAGATCCTCGCCTCCAGCTGCTTCGCCACAGTCCCCCTGATCAGAGCACCCACTGGGACGGAAGCCCCCTGCCCATGGCCCCTACTGATATCCCATGTCTCACATGATCGGCCCACAACAACAGTTGATCTGCCTGTGGAGTGTCACTATGTCATATGCTTTGATATTAGTGGAACTGATGGACAGcataaataactagatgtaGCTTTTTTAACTAGTTGGAGCTA from Alosa alosa isolate M-15738 ecotype Scorff River chromosome 4, AALO_Geno_1.1, whole genome shotgun sequence carries:
- the kcnc4 gene encoding potassium voltage-gated channel subfamily C member 4 isoform X3 codes for the protein MKVQVVALASLFFILVSITTFCLETHEAFNIPKFHRENVTTGNITVEVVTQQMVTTPGLIMVEGVCVVWFTFEFLVRVVCCPNKLLFVKNTLNLIDFVAILPFYLEMSLSGISSKAASDVLGFLRVVRFVRILRIFKLTRHFVGLRVLAHTLRASINEFCLLIIFLALGVLIFATMIYYAERIGAQPGDPRGTNHTCFKNIPISFWWAVVTMTTLGYGDMYPKTWLGMMVGALCALAGVLTIAMPVPVIVNNFGMYYSLAMAKQKLPKKRKKHNPNPDVPTDSASFGKSDCNSPPDSTQSDTFPLAAEENSGRSRSDSKQNGDANVALSEEEDCGLTLPLSPSEKWTLRRSRTREKPKKEAACFLLTSGDFTCATETTVRTGTGKGESNVQDSFL
- the kcnc4 gene encoding potassium voltage-gated channel subfamily C member 4 isoform X2, with protein sequence MISSVCVSSYRGRKSGNKPPSKTCLKEEMARREDSDKIIINVGGTRHETYKSTLRTLPGTRLAWLADPDSQVNSDGDTGPRHSTNELFFDRHPGIFSYVLNYYRTGKLHCPADVCGPLFEEELAFWGIDETDVEPCCWMTYRQHRDAEEALEIFEPPEPDDNEDDRELSRRFGIEDCPERSRGCCEVWQPRVWALFDDPYSSRAARVVALASLFFILVSITTFCLETHEAFNIPKFHRENVTTGNITVEVVTQQMVTTPGLIMVEGVCVVWFTFEFLVRVVCCPNKLLFVKNTLNLIDFVAILPFYLEMSLSGISSKAASDVLGFLRVVRFVRILRIFKLTRHFVGLRVLAHTLRASINEFCLLIIFLALGVLIFATMIYYAERIGAQPGDPRGTNHTCFKNIPISFWWAVVTMTTLGYGDMYPKTWLGMMVGALCALAGVLTIAMPVPVIVNNFGMYYSLAMAKQKLPKKRKKHNPNPDVPTDSASFGKSDCNSPPDSTQSDTFPLAAEENSGRSRSDSKQNGDANVALSEEEDCGLTLPLSPSEKWTLRRSRTREKPKKEAACFLLTSGDFTCATETTVRTAPSSSF
- the kcnc4 gene encoding potassium voltage-gated channel subfamily C member 4 isoform X1 produces the protein MISSVCVSSYRGRKSGNKPPSKTCLKEEMARREDSDKIIINVGGTRHETYKSTLRTLPGTRLAWLADPDSQVNSDGDTGPRHSTNELFFDRHPGIFSYVLNYYRTGKLHCPADVCGPLFEEELAFWGIDETDVEPCCWMTYRQHRDAEEALEIFEPPEPDDNEDDRELSRRFGIEDCPERSRGCCEVWQPRVWALFDDPYSSRAARVVALASLFFILVSITTFCLETHEAFNIPKFHRENVTTGNITVEVVTQQMVTTPGLIMVEGVCVVWFTFEFLVRVVCCPNKLLFVKNTLNLIDFVAILPFYLEMSLSGISSKAASDVLGFLRVVRFVRILRIFKLTRHFVGLRVLAHTLRASINEFCLLIIFLALGVLIFATMIYYAERIGAQPGDPRGTNHTCFKNIPISFWWAVVTMTTLGYGDMYPKTWLGMMVGALCALAGVLTIAMPVPVIVNNFGMYYSLAMAKQKLPKKRKKHNPNPDVPTDSASFGKSDCNSPPDSTQSDTFPLAAEENSGRSRSDSKQNGDANVALSEEEDCGLTLPLSPSEKWTLRRSRTREKPKKEAACFLLTSGDFTCATETTVRTGTGKGESNVQDSFL